The Sorex araneus isolate mSorAra2 chromosome 5, mSorAra2.pri, whole genome shotgun sequence genome has a segment encoding these proteins:
- the KLHDC7A gene encoding kelch domain-containing protein 7A isoform X1, with amino-acid sequence MFPGGGGGGGGGGGGGGGGGAESPDWHFNMQLSTDKVVLSAAALLLVTAAYRLYKSRPARAPLQGGPSQAPAEEEAEGLGRSATPGAAPRASSLGLRRRKGSQGAGAPPGCSEEEPGGAQGLEKGASPGDEKPERRDAERRPSRQRPDAGLAPPPCRAQEAGVAAGGKPKLPRHPHLGSEPKHSPTSLQAAGSSDGDVAPVPGPDDSAPSQPGVGGPVSPQQRPPTPPEDVRDTNTVFPGATRVCKEEAGTLQTSGPALPQQEGATNASYSFSSVARVRVEENFLREKAEGSQPRLKGKVYDYYVESTSQATSGLALGPEALAEAPGPGPGPQAPEAARKGQANATGGGAPAAAAESPRSLGRKDSLLQIVENPELQLQLDGFGAPAQASPVLSAQSGLPAALQAPESGAASGCEEPRVQLVARTNFFHLPQPTGLAPEVHLDLGNCWDVLTLAKKQNLEALKEAAYKVMSDNYLQVLRSPDIYGRLSEPERDLILQRRLRGRPCLVVADVCPQEDSGRLCCYDDEQDAWHPLAHLPPEAVSQGCALCSLFNYLFVVSGCQGPRQQPSNRVFCYNPLTGIWSEAGPLNQARPHCRLVALDGCLYAIGGESLNTVERYDPRLDRWTLVAPLPSDTFSRAHTATAGAGEVFVTGGGLHYLLLRFSAREQRWRVSPTAGSKDRTAEMVAVDDFLYRFDLNGRLGVSVHRCSPSAGLWYECATHRTPFPEAFQCAAVDSLVYCVGRRHTLCFLASHVSPRVKALLALSRDLEPECRGRKRRHRSSTSLWETAGAAVYSELRRFCQ; translated from the exons ATGTTCCccggaggtggaggaggaggaggaggaggaggtggaggaggtggaggaggaggagcagagtcCCCGGACTGGCATTTCAACATGCAGCTGAGCACGGACAAGGTGGTGCTGTCTGCGGCGGCCCTGCTGCTGGTCACTGCAGCCTACCGGCTATACAAGTCCAGGCCTGCCCGGGCCCCGCTGCAGGGCGGGCCCAGCCAAGCCCCTGCTGAAGAGGAAGCAGAGGGCCTGGGGCGGTCTGCCACACCGGGGGCTGCGCCCCGGGCCTCCTCCTTGGGGCTGAGACGCCGCAAGGgaagccagggggctggagcacctcCAGGCTGCAGCGAGGAGGAGCCAGGGGGCGCCCAGGGCCTGGAGAAGGGCGCCTCTCCCGGAGACGAGAAGCCCGAGAGGAGAGATGCCGAGAGGCGGCCGAGCAGGCAGCGCCCAGACGCGGGCCTGGCGCCTCCTCCCTGCAGGGCCCAGGAAGCAGGAGTCGCGGCTGGCGGTAAGCCCAAGCTGCCCCGACACCCCCACCTGGGCAGTGAACCCAAACATTCCCCAACCAGCCTCCAGGCAGCGGGCAGCAGTGATGGGGACGTGGCCCCCGTCCCAGGGCCAGATGACAGTGCCCCGAgccagcccggggtgggggggcctgtgTCGCCCCAGCagcgcccacccacccccccagaaGACGTCCGTGACACGAACACGGTCTTCCCTGGAGCCACCAGGGTCTGCAAGGAAGAGGCAGGAACCCTCCAGACCTCCGGCCCGGCACTTCCTCAGCAGGAAGGAGCCACCAACGCCTCCTACAGCTTCTCGTCCGTGGCCCGGGTCCGAGTGGAGGAGAACTTCCTCCgggagaaggcagagggcagCCAGCCCCGGCTGAAGGGCAAGGTGTACGACTACTACGTCGAGTCCACGTCCCAGGCGACCTCGGGGCTGGCCCTCGGGCCAGAGGCCCTGGCAGAGGCGCCCGGCCCTGGGCCAGGTCCCCAGGCCCCGGAGGCAGCCAGGAAAGGCCAGGCCAACGCGACAGGGGGTGGGGCCCCGGCGGCGGCTGCCGAGTCCCCGCGGAGCCTGGGCAGGAAGGACAGCCTCCTCCAGATCGTGGAGAACCCAGAGCTACAGCTGCAGCTGGACGGCTTCGGGGCGCCCGCACAggcctccccagtcctgtccGCCCAGTCcggcctccccgcagccctgcaggCCCCGGAGTCCGGGGCGGCCAGCGGCTGCGAGGAGCCGCGAGTGCAGCTGGTAGCCAGGACCAATTTCTTCCACCTGCCTCAGCCCACGGGCCTGGCCCCGGAGGTGCACCTGGATCTGGGCAACTGCTGGGACGTGCTGACCTTGGCCAAGAAGCAGAACCTGGAGGCCCTCAAGGAGGCGGCCTACAAGGTGATGAGCGACAACTACCTCCAGGTCCTGCGCAGCCCCGACATCTACGGCCGCCTGAGCGAGCCGGAGCGGGACCTCATCCTCCAGCGACGGCTGCGGGGCCGCCCGTGCCTGGTGGTGGCCGACGTGTGCCCGCAGGAGGACTCGGGGCGCCTCTGTTGCTACGACGACGAGCAGGACGCCTGGCACCCGCTGGCCCACCTGCCCCCGGAGGCCGTGTCCCAGGGCTGCGCCCTCTGCAGCCTCTTCAACTACCTCTTCGTGGTGTCGGGCTGCCAGGGGCCCCGCCAGCAGCCCTCCAACCGAGTCTTCTGCTACAACCCGCTGACGGGCATCTGGAGCGAGGCCGGCCCGCTGAACCAGGCCCGGCCGCACTGCCGCCTGGTGGCCCTGGACGGCTGCCTGTACGCCATCGGGGGCGAGTCTCTGAACACGGTGGAGCGATACGACCCGCGCCTGGACCGCTGGACGCTGGTGGCGCCGCTCCCCAGCGACACCTTCTCCCGGGCGCACACGGCCACCGCGGGCGCGGGGGAGGTCTTCGTCACGGGGGGCGGCCTGCACTACCTGCTGCTCCGCTTCTCCGCCCGGGAGCAGCGCTGGCGGGTCAGCCCCACGGCGGGCAGCAAGGACCGCACGGCCGAGATGGTGGCGGTGGACGACTTCCTCTACCGCTTCGACCTCAACGGCAGGCTGGGCGTCAGCGTGCACCGCTGCAGCCCCAGCGCCGGGCTGTGGTACGAGTGTGCCACGCACCGGACGCCGTTCCCGGAGGCCTTCCAGTGCGCCGCGGTGGACAGCCTCGTCTACTGCGTGGGGCGCCGGCACACCCTGTGCTTCCTGGCCAGCCACGTCTCGCCCAG AGTAAAAGCCCTCTTGGCTCTTTCTCGTGACCTGGAGCCCGAGTGTCGGGGGAGGAAGCGACGCCACCGCTCTTCAACATCCCTTTGGGAAACAGCCGGGGCTGCGGTCTACTCAGAACTCAGACGATTCTGCCAGTGA
- the KLHDC7A gene encoding kelch domain-containing protein 7A isoform X2: MFPGGGGGGGGGGGGGGGGGAESPDWHFNMQLSTDKVVLSAAALLLVTAAYRLYKSRPARAPLQGGPSQAPAEEEAEGLGRSATPGAAPRASSLGLRRRKGSQGAGAPPGCSEEEPGGAQGLEKGASPGDEKPERRDAERRPSRQRPDAGLAPPPCRAQEAGVAAGGKPKLPRHPHLGSEPKHSPTSLQAAGSSDGDVAPVPGPDDSAPSQPGVGGPVSPQQRPPTPPEDVRDTNTVFPGATRVCKEEAGTLQTSGPALPQQEGATNASYSFSSVARVRVEENFLREKAEGSQPRLKGKVYDYYVESTSQATSGLALGPEALAEAPGPGPGPQAPEAARKGQANATGGGAPAAAAESPRSLGRKDSLLQIVENPELQLQLDGFGAPAQASPVLSAQSGLPAALQAPESGAASGCEEPRVQLVARTNFFHLPQPTGLAPEVHLDLGNCWDVLTLAKKQNLEALKEAAYKVMSDNYLQVLRSPDIYGRLSEPERDLILQRRLRGRPCLVVADVCPQEDSGRLCCYDDEQDAWHPLAHLPPEAVSQGCALCSLFNYLFVVSGCQGPRQQPSNRVFCYNPLTGIWSEAGPLNQARPHCRLVALDGCLYAIGGESLNTVERYDPRLDRWTLVAPLPSDTFSRAHTATAGAGEVFVTGGGLHYLLLRFSAREQRWRVSPTAGSKDRTAEMVAVDDFLYRFDLNGRLGVSVHRCSPSAGLWYECATHRTPFPEAFQCAAVDSLVYCVGRRHTLCFLASHVSPRFVPRELRGFPSPRGTLLPTVLTLPGPDVPHTRV, from the coding sequence ATGTTCCccggaggtggaggaggaggaggaggaggaggtggaggaggtggaggaggaggagcagagtcCCCGGACTGGCATTTCAACATGCAGCTGAGCACGGACAAGGTGGTGCTGTCTGCGGCGGCCCTGCTGCTGGTCACTGCAGCCTACCGGCTATACAAGTCCAGGCCTGCCCGGGCCCCGCTGCAGGGCGGGCCCAGCCAAGCCCCTGCTGAAGAGGAAGCAGAGGGCCTGGGGCGGTCTGCCACACCGGGGGCTGCGCCCCGGGCCTCCTCCTTGGGGCTGAGACGCCGCAAGGgaagccagggggctggagcacctcCAGGCTGCAGCGAGGAGGAGCCAGGGGGCGCCCAGGGCCTGGAGAAGGGCGCCTCTCCCGGAGACGAGAAGCCCGAGAGGAGAGATGCCGAGAGGCGGCCGAGCAGGCAGCGCCCAGACGCGGGCCTGGCGCCTCCTCCCTGCAGGGCCCAGGAAGCAGGAGTCGCGGCTGGCGGTAAGCCCAAGCTGCCCCGACACCCCCACCTGGGCAGTGAACCCAAACATTCCCCAACCAGCCTCCAGGCAGCGGGCAGCAGTGATGGGGACGTGGCCCCCGTCCCAGGGCCAGATGACAGTGCCCCGAgccagcccggggtgggggggcctgtgTCGCCCCAGCagcgcccacccacccccccagaaGACGTCCGTGACACGAACACGGTCTTCCCTGGAGCCACCAGGGTCTGCAAGGAAGAGGCAGGAACCCTCCAGACCTCCGGCCCGGCACTTCCTCAGCAGGAAGGAGCCACCAACGCCTCCTACAGCTTCTCGTCCGTGGCCCGGGTCCGAGTGGAGGAGAACTTCCTCCgggagaaggcagagggcagCCAGCCCCGGCTGAAGGGCAAGGTGTACGACTACTACGTCGAGTCCACGTCCCAGGCGACCTCGGGGCTGGCCCTCGGGCCAGAGGCCCTGGCAGAGGCGCCCGGCCCTGGGCCAGGTCCCCAGGCCCCGGAGGCAGCCAGGAAAGGCCAGGCCAACGCGACAGGGGGTGGGGCCCCGGCGGCGGCTGCCGAGTCCCCGCGGAGCCTGGGCAGGAAGGACAGCCTCCTCCAGATCGTGGAGAACCCAGAGCTACAGCTGCAGCTGGACGGCTTCGGGGCGCCCGCACAggcctccccagtcctgtccGCCCAGTCcggcctccccgcagccctgcaggCCCCGGAGTCCGGGGCGGCCAGCGGCTGCGAGGAGCCGCGAGTGCAGCTGGTAGCCAGGACCAATTTCTTCCACCTGCCTCAGCCCACGGGCCTGGCCCCGGAGGTGCACCTGGATCTGGGCAACTGCTGGGACGTGCTGACCTTGGCCAAGAAGCAGAACCTGGAGGCCCTCAAGGAGGCGGCCTACAAGGTGATGAGCGACAACTACCTCCAGGTCCTGCGCAGCCCCGACATCTACGGCCGCCTGAGCGAGCCGGAGCGGGACCTCATCCTCCAGCGACGGCTGCGGGGCCGCCCGTGCCTGGTGGTGGCCGACGTGTGCCCGCAGGAGGACTCGGGGCGCCTCTGTTGCTACGACGACGAGCAGGACGCCTGGCACCCGCTGGCCCACCTGCCCCCGGAGGCCGTGTCCCAGGGCTGCGCCCTCTGCAGCCTCTTCAACTACCTCTTCGTGGTGTCGGGCTGCCAGGGGCCCCGCCAGCAGCCCTCCAACCGAGTCTTCTGCTACAACCCGCTGACGGGCATCTGGAGCGAGGCCGGCCCGCTGAACCAGGCCCGGCCGCACTGCCGCCTGGTGGCCCTGGACGGCTGCCTGTACGCCATCGGGGGCGAGTCTCTGAACACGGTGGAGCGATACGACCCGCGCCTGGACCGCTGGACGCTGGTGGCGCCGCTCCCCAGCGACACCTTCTCCCGGGCGCACACGGCCACCGCGGGCGCGGGGGAGGTCTTCGTCACGGGGGGCGGCCTGCACTACCTGCTGCTCCGCTTCTCCGCCCGGGAGCAGCGCTGGCGGGTCAGCCCCACGGCGGGCAGCAAGGACCGCACGGCCGAGATGGTGGCGGTGGACGACTTCCTCTACCGCTTCGACCTCAACGGCAGGCTGGGCGTCAGCGTGCACCGCTGCAGCCCCAGCGCCGGGCTGTGGTACGAGTGTGCCACGCACCGGACGCCGTTCCCGGAGGCCTTCCAGTGCGCCGCGGTGGACAGCCTCGTCTACTGCGTGGGGCGCCGGCACACCCTGTGCTTCCTGGCCAGCCACGTCTCGCCCAGGTTCGTGCCCAGGGAGCTGCGGGGCTTCCCCTCCCCGCGGGGCACCCTCCTGCCGACCGTCCTGACCCTGCCTGGCCCCGACGTGCCCCACACCCGGGTCTAG